A window of the Limanda limanda chromosome 8, fLimLim1.1, whole genome shotgun sequence genome harbors these coding sequences:
- the gtf3c6 gene encoding general transcription factor 3C polypeptide 6 isoform X2, translating to MDDEWEEEEQLVVVELSGIISNDFLSKCRGTCKILDIDSDRPMMQVGQYVFAGEYEDALGTCVLFEEGPQKGQGDSAPELKYMCHTVKKLMMQRIFLTEKKEAETSTGSGDGDEQQDTTSQSNQEENDEQQGKLREEMEGINLDSAVG from the exons ATGGACGATGAATGGGAAGAAGAG GAGCAACTAGTTGTGGTGGAGCTCTCCGGTATAATCAGTAACGACTTTCTGTCCAAGTGTCGAGGCACATGCAAGATACTG GACATTGACAGTGATAGGCCCATGATGCAGGTTGGACAGTATGTGTTCGCAGGAGAATATGAAG ACGCTTTGGGAACTTGTGTGCTGTTCGAGGAGGGACCACAGAAAG GACAAGGAGACAGTGCTCCAGAGCTCAAGTACATGTGCCACACCGTGAAGAAGCTAATGATGCAACGAATCTTCCTTACTGAAAAGAAAGAGGCAGAAACCAGCACAG GAAGTGGTGATGGAGACGAACAGCAAGACACAACCTCTCAGTCCAATCAAGAAGAAAATGACGAACAACAGGGGAAATTAAGAGAAGAGATGGAGGGCATAAATTTAGACTCGGCTGTGGGTTGA
- the LOC133009139 gene encoding cadherin-related family member 5-like, which produces MDNGLCVSGSPPRSSVSRALSPEGKHGTSGYGQGVTALCSHTLTFPPGATSSPHFHTEIKKTELAPEASLSPGMDLPELKLTSFQAKAPVWSLLVLLCLHTAKGMSGWGGCLDGHDVFVTVRENSRRGEVVAELSADTTVEGVQWILDGKDKDWFFLDERYIRLNTSVDKALDREAQSPVLMAELQCYEDDLLQSVYRVMVEVLNENDNSPVFAENSTHSLIISELTPVDTVIFTVLATDADNDKIIYSIDQSSPDADYFKLDFPNSGEVILSKPLDYETQTVLTVTIHASEMSTAERFNTSANITIHVLDGDDQYPQFLPCTLLFQDETSHICTSPVYTVNITEGEEDIVLDFSPGPIYAVDGDRGISTPLSFAILSGNDDGRVLIDRVTGEMKLTQGVTDRLTTPMLHLQVLAYQDDDPRKYSVATALIQILAVNHFHPVFDEAEYHGFVTAVKSAASLVNTYGGKVLMLHVEDPDFEQGFNPRIIFTFSHTSNHTDIYQLTQDGLLIARTYQLKPKQRHTLEVKATDQESGDATFATVVIEVLTEGQSIPDSPLGVECLTGCSVGKAVFLSLVFMTTVGCVLSLVIWLKRKQRGKRDPLERGCVAQGKHPNVVSHRSAMPHTEKVPNKREESGTCNPSFTFPDKPAIYTVQDLPNCRGATAAPDSSLVSPENACSPVISNKIASLSIKSSRSSPTSHPATVDLRSTHKAQDAVPSRENLNSPPAPPWEAPAELPNTSLSPNTPYSRPDSQATTDDDIIDLVTSPSSQSSAPCSQTRIAFAEIDKPFRKSRVKTPPYSPLLSSSHPKRTSTPPPTPEQEPFKAKLVHVDTSPLDTPPVTPQRKSMALSMEEDQPSTSLDQVDQPELPGADTSSPSEDIRPSEDRRPSEDRRPSENSADTQDDRRAGEEDDDGFLGDEDGDKQSDDELESDEEELLRVLARCNPIFITFSK; this is translated from the exons ATGGACAATGGCTTGTGCGTTTCAGGATCTCCCCCTCGCTCCTCGGTGAGCAGAGCTCTGTCTCCAGAGGGGAAACATGGAACATCTGGATACGGGCAGGGCGTCACTGCTCTCTGCAGTCACACACTTACATTCCCCCCCGGGGCCACATCCTCACCGCACTTTCACACCGAGATCAAAAAG ACAGAACTAGCCCCTGAGGCCTCGCTGAGCCCAGGAATGGACCTCCCTGAACTCAAACTGACTTCATTTCAGGCCAAGGCTCCAGTCTGGTCGCTGCTGGTCCTTCTATGTCTGCACACAGCCAAAG GGATGTCAGGGTGGGGCGGGTGTTTGGATGGACATGATGTATTTGTGACGGTCAGAGAAAACAGCCGCCGAGGAGAAGTTGTTGCTGAGCTCTCGGCTGACACCACAGTGGAAGGGGTACAGTGGATCCTGGATGGAAAAGACAAAGATTGGTTCTTCCTGGATGAAAGATACATCCGGTTGAACACATCGGTCGACAAGGCTCTTGACCGGGAG GCCCAGAGTCCCGTCCTGATGGCTGAGTTGCAATGTTATGAGGACGACCTACTTCAG AGTGTGTACAGGGTCATGGTGGAGGTTCTTAATGAGAATGATAACTCGCCTGTGTTTGCAGAAAACTCCACCCACTCTCTTATTATAAGTGAG CTGACTCCAGTGGACACTGTGATCTTTACCGTCCTGGCCACCGACGCAGATAACGACAAGATCATTTACTCCATTGACCAGTCATCC ccTGATGCAGATTATTTCAAGCTTGATTTCCCAAACAGTGGAGAAGTGATCCTGTCCAAGCCTCTCGACTATGAGACTCAAACCGTGCTGACTGTTACCATCCACGCCTCG GAAATGAGCACCGCTGAGCGCTTCAACACCAGCGCCAACATCACCATCCACGTCCTGGATGGAGACGACCAGTACCCACAGTTCCTGCCCTGCACGCTGCTGTTCCAAGATGAGACCAGTCACATCTGCACCAGTCCTGTGTACACAGTCAATATcacggagggggaggag GACATTGTGCTGGACTTCTCTCCTGGTCCTATATATGCAGTGGATGGAGACAGAGGCATCAGCACTCCACTCAGTTTTGCCATACTCTCAG GCAACGATGACGGCCGTGTCCTGATCGATAGAGTGACAGGGGAGATGAAACTGACTCAGGGGGTGACGGACAGACTCACAACTCCAATGCTGCATCTTCAGGTCCTG GCATACCAGGATGATGACCCCAGGAAGTACTCTGTCGCCACGGCGTTGATCCAAATCCTGGCAGTGAACCACTTTCACCCGGTGTTTGACGAGGCTGAATATCACGGCTTTGTAACTGCGGTAAAGAGCGCTGCCTCTCTGGTGAATACGTACGGTGGCAAAGTGCTGATGTTACACGTAGAAGACCCGGACTTTGAGCAG GGTTTCAACCCCAGGATCATCTTCACCTTCAGCCATACATCCAACCACACAGACATCTACCAGCTCACACAGGACGGCCTTCTGATCGCCAGGACCTACCAGCTCAAACCAAAACAGAGACACACCCTAGAG GTAAAAGCCACAGATCAAGAGTCAGGTGATGCAACCTTTGCTACTGTCGTGATCGAGGTGTTAACTGAAGGACAATCAA TTCCTGACAGTCCACTGGGAGTAGAGTGCCTGACGGGCTGTTCTGTGGGCAAAGCAGTCTTCCTCAGCCTGGTGTTCATGACTACGGTTGGATGTGTCCTGTCTCTGGTGATCTGGTTGAAGAGGAAACAAAGGGGAAAGAGGGACCCACTGGAGAGAGGCTGTGTGGCCCAGGGAAAACACCCCAATGTG GTGAGTCACCGCAGTGCCAtgccacacacagagaaagttcCCAACAAGAGGGAAGAATCTGGAACCTGCAATCCTTCCTTCACCTTCCCTGACAAACCTGCGATCTACACCGTCCAAGATCTCCCCAACTGCCGAGGAGCGACTGCTGCACCCGACAGCAGCTTGGTCTCCCCTGAGAACGCATGCAGCCCCGTGATCTCCAATAAAATTGCTTCTTTATCAATCAAAAGCTCCCGTAGCTCACCCACCTCTCACCCAGCCACTGTGGATTTGAGGTCTACACACAAGGCTCAAGACGCTGTGCCGTCCAGAGAAAATCTTAACTCCCCACCTGCTCCACCCTGGGAAGCTCCTGCAGAACTACCCAACACCAGTCTGAGCCCCAACACACCTTATTCCCGTCCCGACTCACAAGCTACCACCGATGATGACATCATTGACCTTGTCACAAGCCCCTCCTCTCAATCCAGCGCTCCATGCAGTCAAACCCGCATTGCTTTTGCAGAAATAGACAAACCCTTCCGCAAATCTCGCGTGAAGACGCCCCCGTATTCACCTTTACTGTCCTCATCCCACCCCAAGCGGACCAGCACGCCCCCACCCACCCCAGAGCAGGAACCTTTCAAAGCCAAGCTGGTCCACGTGGATACTTCACCGCTTGATACGCCTCCGGTGACGCCACAGCGAAAATCTATGGCTCTAAGCATGGAGGAAGACCAACCGTCCACGTCGCTGGATCAGGTAGACCAACCAGAGCTGCCAGGTGCAGATACCAGCAGTCCATCTGAGGACATAAGGCCATCTGAGGACAGAAGGCCCTCAGAGGACAGAAGGCCCTCAGAGAACTCAGCAGACACCCAGGACGACCGCAGGGCGGGGGAGGAGGATGACGACGGCTTTCtgggagatgaagatggagacaAGCAAAGTGACGATGAGTTAGAGTCAGATGAAGAAGAGCTGCTGAGAGTGCTGGCTCGATGTAATCCTATTTTTATCACCTTTAGTAAGTGA
- the calub gene encoding calumenin-B codes for MHMMELRPLVMCFALCVVYATSKPTEKKERIHHDDPLSNREHDDAESFDYDHEAFLGQEEAKTFDQLTPEESKERLGMLVERIDEDKDGYVTAEEMKRWIKHAQKRWIYDDVDRQWKSHDLNGDEVVSWDEYKNATYGYILDDPDPDDGFSYRQMMARDERRFKMADQDNDMKANKEEFTAFLHPEEYDHMKDIVVLETMEDIDKNGDGLIDLDEYIGDMYNQEGDSSEPEWVKTEREQFTEFRDKNKDGKMDKEETRDWILPNDYDHAEAEAKHLVYESDADKDGLLTKAEIVDKYDLFVGSQATDFGEALTRHDEF; via the exons ATGCACATGATGGAGCTGCGGCCACTAGTTATGTGCTTTGCTCTCTGCGTGGTTTACGCCACCAGCAAACCAACAGAGAAGAAGGAACGCATCCATCACGATGATCCCCTCAGTAACCGAGAGCACGATGATGCCGAGAGCTTTGACTATGACCATGAAGCGTTTCTGGGGCAGGAGGAGGCCAAGACTTTCGACCAGCTCACACCTGAGGAGAGCAAGGAGAGGCTCGG CATGTTGGTTGAACGTATAGACGAGGATAAGGATGGCTATGTGACTGctgaggagatgaagagatggatcAAACACGCTCAGAAGAGGTGGATCTATGATGATGTGGACCGACAGTGGAAGAGTCACGACCTCAACGGGGATGAAGTGGTGTCCTGGGACGAGTACAAGAACGCCACCTACGGATACATTCTGG ATGACCCCGACCCCGATGATGGTTTCAGCTACAGGCAGATGATGGCTCGCGATGAGAGAAGATTTAAAATGGCCGACCAAGACAACGACATGAAAGCCAACAAGGAGGAGTTCACAGCCTTCCTTCACCCGGAGGAGTATGACCACATGAAAGACATCGTAGTGCTG GAAACAATGGAAGACATCGATAAGAATGGAGATGGTTTAATTGATCTTGATGAGTACATCG GTGACATGTACAACCAGGAGGGAGACTCTTCAGAACCAGAGTGGgtgaagacagagagggagcagTTTACTGAATttagagacaaaaacaaagacgGGAAGATGGACAAGGAGGAGACCAGAGACTGGATCCTGCCCAATGACTACGATCATGCTGAGGCCGAGGCCAAACATCTCGTCTACGAGTCGGATGCAGACAAA GATGGCCTCCTGACTAAGGCAGAAATCGTGGATAAGTACGACCTGTTCGTGGGCAGCCAGGCCACCGACTTTGGAGAAGCTCTGACTCGACACGATGAGTTCTAa
- the gtf3c6 gene encoding general transcription factor 3C polypeptide 6 isoform X1, whose product MDDEWEEEEQLVVVELSGIISNDFLSKCRGTCKILDIDSDRPMMQVGQYVFAGEYEDALGTCVLFEEGPQKGQGDSAPELKYMCHTVKKLMMQRIFLTEKKEAETSTAGSGDGDEQQDTTSQSNQEENDEQQGKLREEMEGINLDSAVG is encoded by the exons ATGGACGATGAATGGGAAGAAGAG GAGCAACTAGTTGTGGTGGAGCTCTCCGGTATAATCAGTAACGACTTTCTGTCCAAGTGTCGAGGCACATGCAAGATACTG GACATTGACAGTGATAGGCCCATGATGCAGGTTGGACAGTATGTGTTCGCAGGAGAATATGAAG ACGCTTTGGGAACTTGTGTGCTGTTCGAGGAGGGACCACAGAAAG GACAAGGAGACAGTGCTCCAGAGCTCAAGTACATGTGCCACACCGTGAAGAAGCTAATGATGCAACGAATCTTCCTTACTGAAAAGAAAGAGGCAGAAACCAGCACAG CAGGAAGTGGTGATGGAGACGAACAGCAAGACACAACCTCTCAGTCCAATCAAGAAGAAAATGACGAACAACAGGGGAAATTAAGAGAAGAGATGGAGGGCATAAATTTAGACTCGGCTGTGGGTTGA